The following coding sequences lie in one Miscanthus floridulus cultivar M001 chromosome 9, ASM1932011v1, whole genome shotgun sequence genomic window:
- the LOC136483821 gene encoding uncharacterized protein — protein sequence MGDTLDQEMLDVKSAGDGELQVGPGFPASRCSPAIGKLGICDAAANQEAPVKDVKMVEDQPPAELSYTVDDHRSSFTEFIKDLRVILADHQDREDICDRHVDPNISSSRKHPLLPKPRAEQPVRWIRIKLQLQVVEGEESSSSATLLVRDDNVDVIGFINQSGVCYDFADPKRSARRILPQEYKPVLLGWGNSYKSILGVRKEEEVMDMLTSARLGKNFATHAVRLLSRYPHEVDGIEMTPMLALVGLKFMVSESAKMNPVHDAIARGWDTGTGFTEQLMTDYVWKYAEMSRRLRHWKRGHYAERRPDSELRYIYLVLNGGGAPTYKRGLTSRPHGPDGPTQAPLGPIFDDLSWMVDWRSSKSVLSLMIVICSDG from the exons ATGGGAGATACGCTTGACCAGGAGATGTTGGACGTGAAGTCGGCCGGTGACGGTGAGCTGCAGGTCGGGCCGGGGTTTCCAGCAAGTAGATGTAGCCCAGCGATTGGCAAGCTGGGAATCTGTGATGCTGCAGCAAATCAGGAAGCACCAGTGAAG GACGTCAAAATGGTGGAGGATCAACCTCCAGCTGAACTGTCGTACACCGTTGACGATCACAGGTCGTCGTTCACTGAATTCATAAAGGATCTACGTGTCATCCTCGCTGATCACCAAGACCGTGAGGATATCTGTGATCGCCACGTGGACCCAAATATCTCGAGTAGCCGAAAACACCCACTGCTCCCGAAGCCGCGTGCTGAACAACCGGTGAGGTGGATTCGCATCAAGCTGCAACTGCAAGTGGTGGAGGGCGAGGAATCGTCGTCATCGGCAACCCTACTCGTGAGGGATGACAACGTGGATGTGATCGGCTTCATCAACCAGTCTGGAGTGTGTTACGATTTTGCCGACCCAAAGAGAAGCGCCCGTCGGATCCTCCCACAAGAATACAAGCCAGTACTTCTAGGCTGGGGCAACAGCTACAAAAGCATACTAGGCGTCAGAAAGGAGGAGGAAGTCATGGATATGCTTACGTCCGCGAGGCTGGGCAAGAACTTCGCCACGCACGCCGTGCGCTTGCTGTCGCGCTACCCACACGAGGTGGATGGTATCGAGATGACACCCATGCTGGCACTGGTGGGCCTGAAGTTCATGGTCTCCGAGTCCGCAAAGATGAATCCTGTGCACGATGCCATTGCACGTGGCTGGGACACCGGGACAGGATTCACCGAGCAATTGATGACAGATTACGTGTGGAAATATGCTGAGATGTCAAGGCGCCTGAGGCATTGGAAGAGAGGACACTATGCAGAACGGCGCCCCGACTCGGAGCTACGTTATATCTACCTCGTGCTCAACG GCGGTGGAGCGCCGACGTACAAGCGGGGGCTGACCAGCAGGCCCCATGGGCCGGACGGCCCCACCCAGGCTCCTCTCGGCCCGATCTTTGATGATCTGTCCTGGATGGTGGATTGGAGGTCCTCTAAGTCGGTTTTGTCACTGATGATCGTGATTTGCTCTGACGGATAG